The sequence CTCATTAAAGGGCATCGTCGTTTCGCGCGTCATTGTAATAGCCTCGACGATTGTTCATCCAGGCCGAGTTTGAAAGTCTGTCTGACGGATTTTTCCCGGCTCCCGACAATGGGCGGGCGAGCTTGCGATTTCGCGGCGCTTCAAGGCGCGGATAGCAAGAACACTAACGCCTGCAATTCCATTGCGGCTCAAACGTCGGGAGGGGAATTGAGATGACGGAAATTACGCACTCCGCGACGCCGAAGGGCAACGGCTATCAGGCGACGGTGACGCTTCCGGGGGGCGTTTCGGTGAGCTCGGCGGAAACCTATCCAACGATCGCAGAGGCAATCACCGCCGCCGCGCAGAAGTTGCTCGCGATGCCAGAGCGCCTCGCGGCTTTGGATCGATCACATCCCCAGTGCGACGCATAGCTGGCTCGACCAAGAGGCGGATCGCGCCGAAGCTGGTGCGACGGATTGATCACTCCGATGAATCGATCAGACCAGATTGATTCATAGATGGCGTTGGACGCCGCTTCCGAAGGAAGCGACACTCACGACATGGCCAGCGAGGATCCCGAACAGCTCCACCTGCATCGCATTGAGCCGGACCTGAACATGCGGCGCTTCTACGCGCTTGCACTTCAGCCGACGCTGTTCGGCGGCGCGTCGCTCATTCGGAATTGGGGCCGCATCGGAACGAATGGCCAGTCGATGATGGAGACCTTCGACGAGCCGGAAGAGGCGACGGCCGCGCTCGGCCGGCTCGAGCGTACAAAAAGGCGCCGCGGTTATCGCGATGCCGACGTTCAAGCTCGCAGTTAGGGCCTTCGCGGCGCGTCACGAACGTGGCGAGGGCCCCGCCTCGCGGCGGGGCCCTCTTGTCGCCCGGATCAGTCCCGGTTCGGCCGGGACCAGATCAGCTGCAGGCCTTCCTCGCCTTCGACTTCGACCAGGGTCGCGTAGATCGGGGCCGGGAAGCTCGGATCGTCGAGCTTGACCGAGAGGTAGTCGCGATCCGTCTGTTCCGAGTGCTTCTGCCAAGCGGCGCCGAGCTCGACATTCGCCGCTGCGAAGATGCGGAAGTGCGGACCCTTGTCGGAGGGGTTCTCGAT comes from Afipia sp. P52-10 and encodes:
- a CDS encoding WGR domain-containing protein produces the protein MASEDPEQLHLHRIEPDLNMRRFYALALQPTLFGGASLIRNWGRIGTNGQSMMETFDEPEEATAALGRLERTKRRRGYRDADVQARS
- a CDS encoding DUF736 domain-containing protein is translated as MANIGTFTSNGNGFTGTIRTLTLNVKARLVRIENPSDKGPHFRIFAAANVELGAAWQKHSEQTDRDYLSVKLDDPSFPAPIYATLVEVEGEEGLQLIWSRPNRD